In Syngnathus scovelli strain Florida chromosome 10, RoL_Ssco_1.2, whole genome shotgun sequence, the following are encoded in one genomic region:
- the cracd gene encoding capping protein inhibiting regulator of actin dynamics isoform X4, with the protein MATGATETEPGMLIERSKGTEKRRRQGKFQPFKRLFGKKKQKREAQGGFDGAQVCNGVVSDDENASQSLRELQPVGSRALSHDSIFIPEESAKQAGLDHAMSQENVSDKVKNLQKQIAQTIKFGQRPPSLRRSEGDEGSSDEEEAPQSPLRVTAQVEISEPAKAEPTVQAVPQAKSHGTPVKSPRSKRVLPPGGTIESVNLDAVPQSASFLDNTAAKHKLSVKPKNQRISRRHRRFTQDLQEVSIPGVVQEDAEVAGVSTERRRKSSTEESLEALKKHKAEEDALEAKRKRELEEEERRERAEQLRIEEERKQREKEEVERRLREEEERRRRNEEKKQREDKERKEEEAKRIRAEQRRKEEEEARRQLELEAQRLRLEEEESKKRKKEAEKEKMRQIQEKRKLSADEKADGGSDPQERKRRAEELRWKEMEERQRPFSFQVSSGEKEILFPKVNLTPVTATSAIHGTTVHQRERTKSSSEIPDSPNRQTSPYVPHTAILVTGTQLCGTAVNLDQIRDPACKSLLGLGEDRKSQGTPPAKTKTKSLTESVETDPAGAAVLAEWATIRSKIFKGVEEGSEYPDPSRSQPQVEDQHEFAHTHLRKATSASAKFSITPAKNKFGDSNRNSECSTYSTSDDKAGEDAASSDASASASPAASRKTQNRTSKTVRIAERAADECVFAKDLPSFLVPNSGVKSRDRSASAEPESRVKAEEPSRDGGDTSSPFGIKLRRTNYSLRFHSEQSMEKRKKRYSAGDSFDGVPSPLTPIDLDSDASQVFTDQSSPESPPREAKYSLASASPVIPRADSGKSPSPTPRCEDDHVPSKSLLYRRTHTSPKPAEGVLTPPASPLLKMSHGEMEDSAGRSPPTAVSQLQRGNQGHGDEEPKEKRSFFQSINIPWRDKVDRKTELIKKEKPSLQSRHSLDSARVQEKETGPLWITLALQKQKGFREQQQNREDRRSQREAKLAEKQARERDSLGLAMTVSPTESRGGSASISMSSKAQTPEEPKRPDTLLGRFEKREQLKKANTLPSSVTVEIADSTPSPPAVKEVSKRFPAVDSPQVSTEPAWLALAKRKAKAWSDCPQIIK; encoded by the exons ATGGCGACGGGCGCCACGGAAACCGAGCCCGGCATGCTTATAGAGCGATCCAAAggcacag AGAAGCGAAGGCGGCAGGGGAAGTTCCAACCTTTCAAGCGCCTCTTTgggaagaagaagcagaagagGGAGGCCCAGGGGGGCTTTGATGGGGCGCAGGTGTGCAATGGAGTTGTGTCCGACGACGAGAATGCCAGTCAAAGTCTAAG GGAGCTGCAACCCGTCGGATCTCGAGCCCTCTCGCACGATAGCATCTTCATCCCGGAGGAGTCGGCCAAGCAGGCCGGCCTGGATCACGCCATGTCCCAGGAAAACGTTTCGGACAAAGTGAAAAATCTGCAG AAGCAGATCGCGCAGACTATCAAGTTCGGCCAGAGGCCTCCTTCTCTGAGGAGAAGCGAAGGAGATGAGGGAAGCTCCGATGAGGAGGAAGCTCCCCAGAGTCCTCTAAGGGTGACGGCCCAGGTTGAAATATCGGAGCCTGCAAAAGCGGAGCCGACG gtccaAGCGGTCCCGCAAGCAAAATCACACGGCACCCCTGTGAAGTCCCCCAGGTCCAAAAGAGTTCTCCCGCCCGGCGGTACCATCGAGTCGGTCAACCTGGACGCCGTTCCGCAGTCGGCGTCTTTCCTGGACAACACGGCCGCCAAGCATAAACTGTCCGTCAAACCCAAGAATCAGAGGATTTCACGCAGGCATCGGCGGTTCACGCAG GACCTCCAGGAAGTTTCCATCCCTGGCGTGGTGCAGGAAGACGCGGAAGTGGCAGGTGTCTCCACAGAGCGCCGACGCAAATCATCCACGGAAGAGTCCCTGGAAGCCCTCAAGAAGCACAAAGCGGAAGAGGATGCACTAGAAGCAAAGAGGAAGAGGGagctggaggaagaggagagacgGGAGCGGGCAGAGCAACTGAGGATCGAAGAAGAGCGTAAGCAACGGGAGAAGGAAGAAGTAGAGAGGAGGCTCCGTGAGGAAGaagagagaaggaggaggaacgaAGAGAAGAAGCAACGAGAGGATAAAGAGCGCAAAGAGGAGGAGGCGAAGAGAATAAGGGCGGAGCAAAGaaggaaggaggaagaggaggcgagGAGGCAGTTGGAGCTGGAGGCTCAGCGACTACGTTTGGAGGAAGAAGAGagcaagaagaggaagaaggaaGCCGAGAAGGAGAAGATGCGGCAGATCCAAGAGAAACGCAAACTGTCGGCAGACGAAAAGGCGGACGGAGGCTCGGATCCTCAGGAGAGGAAGAGGCGAGCCGAGGAGCTTCGCTGGAAGGAGATGGAGGAGCGCCAGCGGCCTTTCTCCTTCCAAGTTTCCTCTGGAGAAAAAGAAATCCTCTTCCCGAAGGTTAACCTGACGCCTGTTACGGCAACCTCCGCCATTCACGGAACCACTGTCCATCAAAGAGAGCGGACCAAGTCCTCCTCTGAAATACCGGACTCCCCCAACCGGCAGACTTCTCCTTATGTCCCTCACACCGCCATCTTGGTGACTGGCACGCAGCTGTGTGGCACAGCAGTCAATCTGGACCAGATCAGGGACCCTGCCTGCAAGTCCCTCCTAGGTCTCGGCGAGGACCGGAAGTCCCAGGGAACGCCACCCGCCAAGACCAAGACGAAATCCCTCACCGAGTCCGTTGAGACGGACCCTGCCGGCGCAGCCGTGCTGGCTGAGTGGGCCACCATCAGGTCCAAGATATTCAAAGGTGTGGAAGAGGGCAGCGAGTACCCAGACCCGAGCAGGAGCCAGCCCCAAGTCGAAGACCAGCACGAGTTTGCCCACACGCACTTGAGGAAGGCCACGTCCGCCAGCGCAAAGTTCTCCATCACGCCTGCCAAGAACAAATTTGGAGATTCCAATAGGAATTCGGAATGTTCCACTTACAGCACGTCAGATGATAAAGCGGGAGAGGATGCCGCGTCGTCCGACGCGTCTGCTTCCGCCTCGCCGGCCGCGAGCCGAAAAACTCAGAACAGGACGAGTAAGACTGTCCGCATTGCAGAAAGAGCAGCGGACGAGTGCGTGTTTGCCAAAGACCTCCCGTCGTTCCTCGTTCCCAACTCCGGAGTCAAGTCTCGTGATCGTAGTGCCTCGGCGGAGCCCGAAAGCAGGGTGAAGGCCGAGGAACCGAGTCGGGACGGCGGGGACACATCGTCGCCGTTTGGCATCAAGCTGAGGAGGACCAACTACTCACTCCGGTTCCACAGCGAGCAGTCCATGGAGAAACGGAAGAAGCGCTACAGCGCTGGAGACAGCTTTGACGGCGTCCCCTCACCCTTGACCCCCATCGATCTGGACTCCGACGCATCCCAGGTCTTCACCGACCAATCCAGTCCGGAGTCGCCTCCGAGAGAAGCCAAGTACTCCCTCGCCTCAGCCTCCCCTGTGATCCCGAGGGCAGACTCGGGCAAATCCCCCAGCCCCACGCCGCGATGCGAAGACGACCACGTGCCCTCCAAGTCGTTGCTCTATCGCAGAACCCACACCTCGCCCAAACCTGCCGAAGGAGTTCTAACCCCTCCTGCGTCGCCGCTGCTTAAAATGAGCCACGGTGAGATGGAGGATTCGGCCGGTCGGAGTCCTCCCACGGCGGTCAGCCAGCTCCAGCGGGGCAACCAAGGCCATGGGGACGAAGAGCCCAAGGAGAAGAGGTCTTTCTTCCAGTCCATCAACATTCCCTGGAGGGACAAAGTGGACAGGAAGACCGAGCTCATCAAAAAAG AGAAACCGTCGCTTCAGAGCAGGCACTCCCTGGACAGCGCCAGAGTCCAGGAGAAGGAGACGGGCCCTCTGTGGATCACGCTGGCGTTGCAGAAGCAAAAAGGATTCCGGGAACAGCAGCAGAACCGCGAGGACCGTCGCAGCCAACGGGAAGCCAAGCTGGCCGAGAAGCAAGCCCGGGAACGAGACAGT CTAGGCTTAGCGATGACAGTTAGCCCCACGGAGAGCCGAGGTGGAAGCGCCAGCATCAGTATGAGCTCTAAAGCTCAGACGCCCGAAGAACCCAAGAGACCGGACACCCTGCTGGGACGCTTCGAAAAGCGAGAGCAACTGAAGAAAGCCAACACGCTGCCCAGCTCTGTCACTG TGGAAATAGCCGACTCTACGCCGTCGCCCCCTGCTGTCAAGGAGGTGTCCAAGCGCTTCCCGGCCGTGGACTCGCCGCAGGTGTCAACCGAGCCCGCCTGGCTGGCGCTGGCCAAGCGAAAGGCTAAAGCCTGGAGTGACTGTCCTCAGATCATCAAGTAA
- the cracd gene encoding capping protein inhibiting regulator of actin dynamics isoform X1 has translation MFPKVLLQWCAALSNCAAQLEKRRRQGKFQPFKRLFGKKKQKREAQGGFDGAQVCNGVVSDDENASQSLRELQPVGSRALSHDSIFIPEESAKQAGLDHAMSQENVSDKVKNLQKQIAQTIKFGQRPPSLRRSEGDEGSSDEEEAPQSPLRVTAQVEISEPAKAEPTVQAVPQAKSHGTPVKSPRSKRVLPPGGTIESVNLDAVPQSASFLDNTAAKHKLSVKPKNQRISRRHRRFTQDLQEVSIPGVVQEDAEVAGVSTERRRKSSTEESLEALKKHKAEEDALEAKRKRELEEEERRERAEQLRIEEERKQREKEEVERRLREEEERRRRNEEKKQREDKERKEEEAKRIRAEQRRKEEEEARRQLELEAQRLRLEEEESKKRKKEAEKEKMRQIQEKRKLSADEKADGGSDPQERKRRAEELRWKEMEERQRPFSFQVSSGEKEILFPKVNLTPVTATSAIHGTTVHQRERTKSSSEIPDSPNRQTSPYVPHTAILVTGTQLCGTAVNLDQIRDPACKSLLGLGEDRKSQGTPPAKTKTKSLTESVETDPAGAAVLAEWATIRSKIFKGVEEGSEYPDPSRSQPQVEDQHEFAHTHLRKATSASAKFSITPAKNKFGDSNRNSECSTYSTSDDKAGEDAASSDASASASPAASRKTQNRTSKTVRIAERAADECVFAKDLPSFLVPNSGVKSRDRSASAEPESRVKAEEPSRDGGDTSSPFGIKLRRTNYSLRFHSEQSMEKRKKRYSAGDSFDGVPSPLTPIDLDSDASQVFTDQSSPESPPREAKYSLASASPVIPRADSGKSPSPTPRCEDDHVPSKSLLYRRTHTSPKPAEGVLTPPASPLLKMSHGEMEDSAGRSPPTAVSQLQRGNQGHGDEEPKEKRSFFQSINIPWRDKVDRKTELIKKEKPSLQSRHSLDSARVQEKETGPLWITLALQKQKGFREQQQNREDRRSQREAKLAEKQARERDSLGLAMTVSPTESRGGSASISMSSKAQTPEEPKRPDTLLGRFEKREQLKKANTLPSSVTVEIADSTPSPPAVKEVSKRFPAVDSPQVSTEPAWLALAKRKAKAWSDCPQIIK, from the exons ATGTTCCCTAAGGTTTTACTGCAGTGGTGCGCGGCGCTGTCGAACTGCGCGGCTCAACTAG AGAAGCGAAGGCGGCAGGGGAAGTTCCAACCTTTCAAGCGCCTCTTTgggaagaagaagcagaagagGGAGGCCCAGGGGGGCTTTGATGGGGCGCAGGTGTGCAATGGAGTTGTGTCCGACGACGAGAATGCCAGTCAAAGTCTAAG GGAGCTGCAACCCGTCGGATCTCGAGCCCTCTCGCACGATAGCATCTTCATCCCGGAGGAGTCGGCCAAGCAGGCCGGCCTGGATCACGCCATGTCCCAGGAAAACGTTTCGGACAAAGTGAAAAATCTGCAG AAGCAGATCGCGCAGACTATCAAGTTCGGCCAGAGGCCTCCTTCTCTGAGGAGAAGCGAAGGAGATGAGGGAAGCTCCGATGAGGAGGAAGCTCCCCAGAGTCCTCTAAGGGTGACGGCCCAGGTTGAAATATCGGAGCCTGCAAAAGCGGAGCCGACG gtccaAGCGGTCCCGCAAGCAAAATCACACGGCACCCCTGTGAAGTCCCCCAGGTCCAAAAGAGTTCTCCCGCCCGGCGGTACCATCGAGTCGGTCAACCTGGACGCCGTTCCGCAGTCGGCGTCTTTCCTGGACAACACGGCCGCCAAGCATAAACTGTCCGTCAAACCCAAGAATCAGAGGATTTCACGCAGGCATCGGCGGTTCACGCAG GACCTCCAGGAAGTTTCCATCCCTGGCGTGGTGCAGGAAGACGCGGAAGTGGCAGGTGTCTCCACAGAGCGCCGACGCAAATCATCCACGGAAGAGTCCCTGGAAGCCCTCAAGAAGCACAAAGCGGAAGAGGATGCACTAGAAGCAAAGAGGAAGAGGGagctggaggaagaggagagacgGGAGCGGGCAGAGCAACTGAGGATCGAAGAAGAGCGTAAGCAACGGGAGAAGGAAGAAGTAGAGAGGAGGCTCCGTGAGGAAGaagagagaaggaggaggaacgaAGAGAAGAAGCAACGAGAGGATAAAGAGCGCAAAGAGGAGGAGGCGAAGAGAATAAGGGCGGAGCAAAGaaggaaggaggaagaggaggcgagGAGGCAGTTGGAGCTGGAGGCTCAGCGACTACGTTTGGAGGAAGAAGAGagcaagaagaggaagaaggaaGCCGAGAAGGAGAAGATGCGGCAGATCCAAGAGAAACGCAAACTGTCGGCAGACGAAAAGGCGGACGGAGGCTCGGATCCTCAGGAGAGGAAGAGGCGAGCCGAGGAGCTTCGCTGGAAGGAGATGGAGGAGCGCCAGCGGCCTTTCTCCTTCCAAGTTTCCTCTGGAGAAAAAGAAATCCTCTTCCCGAAGGTTAACCTGACGCCTGTTACGGCAACCTCCGCCATTCACGGAACCACTGTCCATCAAAGAGAGCGGACCAAGTCCTCCTCTGAAATACCGGACTCCCCCAACCGGCAGACTTCTCCTTATGTCCCTCACACCGCCATCTTGGTGACTGGCACGCAGCTGTGTGGCACAGCAGTCAATCTGGACCAGATCAGGGACCCTGCCTGCAAGTCCCTCCTAGGTCTCGGCGAGGACCGGAAGTCCCAGGGAACGCCACCCGCCAAGACCAAGACGAAATCCCTCACCGAGTCCGTTGAGACGGACCCTGCCGGCGCAGCCGTGCTGGCTGAGTGGGCCACCATCAGGTCCAAGATATTCAAAGGTGTGGAAGAGGGCAGCGAGTACCCAGACCCGAGCAGGAGCCAGCCCCAAGTCGAAGACCAGCACGAGTTTGCCCACACGCACTTGAGGAAGGCCACGTCCGCCAGCGCAAAGTTCTCCATCACGCCTGCCAAGAACAAATTTGGAGATTCCAATAGGAATTCGGAATGTTCCACTTACAGCACGTCAGATGATAAAGCGGGAGAGGATGCCGCGTCGTCCGACGCGTCTGCTTCCGCCTCGCCGGCCGCGAGCCGAAAAACTCAGAACAGGACGAGTAAGACTGTCCGCATTGCAGAAAGAGCAGCGGACGAGTGCGTGTTTGCCAAAGACCTCCCGTCGTTCCTCGTTCCCAACTCCGGAGTCAAGTCTCGTGATCGTAGTGCCTCGGCGGAGCCCGAAAGCAGGGTGAAGGCCGAGGAACCGAGTCGGGACGGCGGGGACACATCGTCGCCGTTTGGCATCAAGCTGAGGAGGACCAACTACTCACTCCGGTTCCACAGCGAGCAGTCCATGGAGAAACGGAAGAAGCGCTACAGCGCTGGAGACAGCTTTGACGGCGTCCCCTCACCCTTGACCCCCATCGATCTGGACTCCGACGCATCCCAGGTCTTCACCGACCAATCCAGTCCGGAGTCGCCTCCGAGAGAAGCCAAGTACTCCCTCGCCTCAGCCTCCCCTGTGATCCCGAGGGCAGACTCGGGCAAATCCCCCAGCCCCACGCCGCGATGCGAAGACGACCACGTGCCCTCCAAGTCGTTGCTCTATCGCAGAACCCACACCTCGCCCAAACCTGCCGAAGGAGTTCTAACCCCTCCTGCGTCGCCGCTGCTTAAAATGAGCCACGGTGAGATGGAGGATTCGGCCGGTCGGAGTCCTCCCACGGCGGTCAGCCAGCTCCAGCGGGGCAACCAAGGCCATGGGGACGAAGAGCCCAAGGAGAAGAGGTCTTTCTTCCAGTCCATCAACATTCCCTGGAGGGACAAAGTGGACAGGAAGACCGAGCTCATCAAAAAAG AGAAACCGTCGCTTCAGAGCAGGCACTCCCTGGACAGCGCCAGAGTCCAGGAGAAGGAGACGGGCCCTCTGTGGATCACGCTGGCGTTGCAGAAGCAAAAAGGATTCCGGGAACAGCAGCAGAACCGCGAGGACCGTCGCAGCCAACGGGAAGCCAAGCTGGCCGAGAAGCAAGCCCGGGAACGAGACAGT CTAGGCTTAGCGATGACAGTTAGCCCCACGGAGAGCCGAGGTGGAAGCGCCAGCATCAGTATGAGCTCTAAAGCTCAGACGCCCGAAGAACCCAAGAGACCGGACACCCTGCTGGGACGCTTCGAAAAGCGAGAGCAACTGAAGAAAGCCAACACGCTGCCCAGCTCTGTCACTG TGGAAATAGCCGACTCTACGCCGTCGCCCCCTGCTGTCAAGGAGGTGTCCAAGCGCTTCCCGGCCGTGGACTCGCCGCAGGTGTCAACCGAGCCCGCCTGGCTGGCGCTGGCCAAGCGAAAGGCTAAAGCCTGGAGTGACTGTCCTCAGATCATCAAGTAA
- the cracd gene encoding capping protein inhibiting regulator of actin dynamics isoform X2, with translation MFPKVLLQWCAALSNCAAQLEKRRRQGKFQPFKRLFGKKKQKREAQGGFDGAQVCNGVVSDDENASQSLRELQPVGSRALSHDSIFIPEESAKQAGLDHAMSQENVSDKVKNLQQIAQTIKFGQRPPSLRRSEGDEGSSDEEEAPQSPLRVTAQVEISEPAKAEPTVQAVPQAKSHGTPVKSPRSKRVLPPGGTIESVNLDAVPQSASFLDNTAAKHKLSVKPKNQRISRRHRRFTQDLQEVSIPGVVQEDAEVAGVSTERRRKSSTEESLEALKKHKAEEDALEAKRKRELEEEERRERAEQLRIEEERKQREKEEVERRLREEEERRRRNEEKKQREDKERKEEEAKRIRAEQRRKEEEEARRQLELEAQRLRLEEEESKKRKKEAEKEKMRQIQEKRKLSADEKADGGSDPQERKRRAEELRWKEMEERQRPFSFQVSSGEKEILFPKVNLTPVTATSAIHGTTVHQRERTKSSSEIPDSPNRQTSPYVPHTAILVTGTQLCGTAVNLDQIRDPACKSLLGLGEDRKSQGTPPAKTKTKSLTESVETDPAGAAVLAEWATIRSKIFKGVEEGSEYPDPSRSQPQVEDQHEFAHTHLRKATSASAKFSITPAKNKFGDSNRNSECSTYSTSDDKAGEDAASSDASASASPAASRKTQNRTSKTVRIAERAADECVFAKDLPSFLVPNSGVKSRDRSASAEPESRVKAEEPSRDGGDTSSPFGIKLRRTNYSLRFHSEQSMEKRKKRYSAGDSFDGVPSPLTPIDLDSDASQVFTDQSSPESPPREAKYSLASASPVIPRADSGKSPSPTPRCEDDHVPSKSLLYRRTHTSPKPAEGVLTPPASPLLKMSHGEMEDSAGRSPPTAVSQLQRGNQGHGDEEPKEKRSFFQSINIPWRDKVDRKTELIKKEKPSLQSRHSLDSARVQEKETGPLWITLALQKQKGFREQQQNREDRRSQREAKLAEKQARERDSLGLAMTVSPTESRGGSASISMSSKAQTPEEPKRPDTLLGRFEKREQLKKANTLPSSVTVEIADSTPSPPAVKEVSKRFPAVDSPQVSTEPAWLALAKRKAKAWSDCPQIIK, from the exons ATGTTCCCTAAGGTTTTACTGCAGTGGTGCGCGGCGCTGTCGAACTGCGCGGCTCAACTAG AGAAGCGAAGGCGGCAGGGGAAGTTCCAACCTTTCAAGCGCCTCTTTgggaagaagaagcagaagagGGAGGCCCAGGGGGGCTTTGATGGGGCGCAGGTGTGCAATGGAGTTGTGTCCGACGACGAGAATGCCAGTCAAAGTCTAAG GGAGCTGCAACCCGTCGGATCTCGAGCCCTCTCGCACGATAGCATCTTCATCCCGGAGGAGTCGGCCAAGCAGGCCGGCCTGGATCACGCCATGTCCCAGGAAAACGTTTCGGACAAAGTGAAAAATCTGCAG CAGATCGCGCAGACTATCAAGTTCGGCCAGAGGCCTCCTTCTCTGAGGAGAAGCGAAGGAGATGAGGGAAGCTCCGATGAGGAGGAAGCTCCCCAGAGTCCTCTAAGGGTGACGGCCCAGGTTGAAATATCGGAGCCTGCAAAAGCGGAGCCGACG gtccaAGCGGTCCCGCAAGCAAAATCACACGGCACCCCTGTGAAGTCCCCCAGGTCCAAAAGAGTTCTCCCGCCCGGCGGTACCATCGAGTCGGTCAACCTGGACGCCGTTCCGCAGTCGGCGTCTTTCCTGGACAACACGGCCGCCAAGCATAAACTGTCCGTCAAACCCAAGAATCAGAGGATTTCACGCAGGCATCGGCGGTTCACGCAG GACCTCCAGGAAGTTTCCATCCCTGGCGTGGTGCAGGAAGACGCGGAAGTGGCAGGTGTCTCCACAGAGCGCCGACGCAAATCATCCACGGAAGAGTCCCTGGAAGCCCTCAAGAAGCACAAAGCGGAAGAGGATGCACTAGAAGCAAAGAGGAAGAGGGagctggaggaagaggagagacgGGAGCGGGCAGAGCAACTGAGGATCGAAGAAGAGCGTAAGCAACGGGAGAAGGAAGAAGTAGAGAGGAGGCTCCGTGAGGAAGaagagagaaggaggaggaacgaAGAGAAGAAGCAACGAGAGGATAAAGAGCGCAAAGAGGAGGAGGCGAAGAGAATAAGGGCGGAGCAAAGaaggaaggaggaagaggaggcgagGAGGCAGTTGGAGCTGGAGGCTCAGCGACTACGTTTGGAGGAAGAAGAGagcaagaagaggaagaaggaaGCCGAGAAGGAGAAGATGCGGCAGATCCAAGAGAAACGCAAACTGTCGGCAGACGAAAAGGCGGACGGAGGCTCGGATCCTCAGGAGAGGAAGAGGCGAGCCGAGGAGCTTCGCTGGAAGGAGATGGAGGAGCGCCAGCGGCCTTTCTCCTTCCAAGTTTCCTCTGGAGAAAAAGAAATCCTCTTCCCGAAGGTTAACCTGACGCCTGTTACGGCAACCTCCGCCATTCACGGAACCACTGTCCATCAAAGAGAGCGGACCAAGTCCTCCTCTGAAATACCGGACTCCCCCAACCGGCAGACTTCTCCTTATGTCCCTCACACCGCCATCTTGGTGACTGGCACGCAGCTGTGTGGCACAGCAGTCAATCTGGACCAGATCAGGGACCCTGCCTGCAAGTCCCTCCTAGGTCTCGGCGAGGACCGGAAGTCCCAGGGAACGCCACCCGCCAAGACCAAGACGAAATCCCTCACCGAGTCCGTTGAGACGGACCCTGCCGGCGCAGCCGTGCTGGCTGAGTGGGCCACCATCAGGTCCAAGATATTCAAAGGTGTGGAAGAGGGCAGCGAGTACCCAGACCCGAGCAGGAGCCAGCCCCAAGTCGAAGACCAGCACGAGTTTGCCCACACGCACTTGAGGAAGGCCACGTCCGCCAGCGCAAAGTTCTCCATCACGCCTGCCAAGAACAAATTTGGAGATTCCAATAGGAATTCGGAATGTTCCACTTACAGCACGTCAGATGATAAAGCGGGAGAGGATGCCGCGTCGTCCGACGCGTCTGCTTCCGCCTCGCCGGCCGCGAGCCGAAAAACTCAGAACAGGACGAGTAAGACTGTCCGCATTGCAGAAAGAGCAGCGGACGAGTGCGTGTTTGCCAAAGACCTCCCGTCGTTCCTCGTTCCCAACTCCGGAGTCAAGTCTCGTGATCGTAGTGCCTCGGCGGAGCCCGAAAGCAGGGTGAAGGCCGAGGAACCGAGTCGGGACGGCGGGGACACATCGTCGCCGTTTGGCATCAAGCTGAGGAGGACCAACTACTCACTCCGGTTCCACAGCGAGCAGTCCATGGAGAAACGGAAGAAGCGCTACAGCGCTGGAGACAGCTTTGACGGCGTCCCCTCACCCTTGACCCCCATCGATCTGGACTCCGACGCATCCCAGGTCTTCACCGACCAATCCAGTCCGGAGTCGCCTCCGAGAGAAGCCAAGTACTCCCTCGCCTCAGCCTCCCCTGTGATCCCGAGGGCAGACTCGGGCAAATCCCCCAGCCCCACGCCGCGATGCGAAGACGACCACGTGCCCTCCAAGTCGTTGCTCTATCGCAGAACCCACACCTCGCCCAAACCTGCCGAAGGAGTTCTAACCCCTCCTGCGTCGCCGCTGCTTAAAATGAGCCACGGTGAGATGGAGGATTCGGCCGGTCGGAGTCCTCCCACGGCGGTCAGCCAGCTCCAGCGGGGCAACCAAGGCCATGGGGACGAAGAGCCCAAGGAGAAGAGGTCTTTCTTCCAGTCCATCAACATTCCCTGGAGGGACAAAGTGGACAGGAAGACCGAGCTCATCAAAAAAG AGAAACCGTCGCTTCAGAGCAGGCACTCCCTGGACAGCGCCAGAGTCCAGGAGAAGGAGACGGGCCCTCTGTGGATCACGCTGGCGTTGCAGAAGCAAAAAGGATTCCGGGAACAGCAGCAGAACCGCGAGGACCGTCGCAGCCAACGGGAAGCCAAGCTGGCCGAGAAGCAAGCCCGGGAACGAGACAGT CTAGGCTTAGCGATGACAGTTAGCCCCACGGAGAGCCGAGGTGGAAGCGCCAGCATCAGTATGAGCTCTAAAGCTCAGACGCCCGAAGAACCCAAGAGACCGGACACCCTGCTGGGACGCTTCGAAAAGCGAGAGCAACTGAAGAAAGCCAACACGCTGCCCAGCTCTGTCACTG TGGAAATAGCCGACTCTACGCCGTCGCCCCCTGCTGTCAAGGAGGTGTCCAAGCGCTTCCCGGCCGTGGACTCGCCGCAGGTGTCAACCGAGCCCGCCTGGCTGGCGCTGGCCAAGCGAAAGGCTAAAGCCTGGAGTGACTGTCCTCAGATCATCAAGTAA